The following proteins are co-located in the Sandaracinaceae bacterium genome:
- a CDS encoding ADP-ribosylglycohydrolase family protein: MVERGAKPSEAIAALGGKAVFGPEREATIRARRAEAREAFALRASRQAGAAVAASGPGSAAAPVAAPPAASVPAAASVPAAASVPAAASVPAAASVPAAAPVSAAVPVPAAVPESAAAPESASSESAAESESTAASAAASAAASAAAAAPVPAAVPVPVPVSAPAPAPVPASESAPAAESAPASESAAAPAAESASASESESAAESALGSDSGAGSDSAAGSDSVAASASESAAAPASESASESAAESALGSDSGAGSASVAGSESAAASASESAAAASDSEPETASASEPASSEPASARQATSEARAADPSSATSAAVPSARAPSREARVRGAVLGAAIGDAMGHPTEFVGSFEAIRDKWPPDGVTGYALTWERDGKRFAPYTDDTQMAELVVRALLWRRERGADLDATMRHLGGLFAEWAEDPQGGHRAPGNACLLGSRNLARGVPWFEAGGERAGGCGSVMRAYPFGLLFSADLERAEAWSVAHSKLTHRDPIALAACAAMAVGVAHLLNDASPLHALSEMIGAACRYSASTGAMMAQALDEAQRGVPPEVTLKRLEGWAAHEAIAAGVYLFARHPEDARAAILEAANTPGDSDSLATLAGALVGAHGGVDVLPAEWIAELERSDALDALARSLARAELDE, from the coding sequence ATGGTCGAGCGCGGCGCCAAGCCGTCCGAGGCCATCGCCGCGCTGGGCGGCAAGGCGGTGTTCGGCCCGGAGAGAGAGGCGACGATCCGAGCCAGGAGAGCCGAAGCCCGAGAAGCCTTCGCCCTGCGCGCTTCTCGCCAGGCCGGCGCCGCGGTGGCCGCGAGCGGTCCCGGATCCGCCGCCGCACCCGTTGCCGCGCCCCCTGCCGCGTCCGTTCCCGCTGCCGCGTCCGTTCCCGCTGCCGCGTCCGTTCCCGCTGCCGCGTCCGTTCCCGCTGCCGCGTCCGTTCCCGCTGCCGCTCCCGTTTCCGCTGCCGTTCCCGTTCCCGCTGCCGTTCCCGAGTCCGCTGCCGCTCCCGAGTCCGCATCATCCGAGTCCGCTGCCGAGTCCGAGTCCACTGCCGCGTCCGCAGCCGCGTCCGCAGCCGCGTCCGCAGCCGCTGCCGCTCCCGTTCCCGCTGCCGTTCCCGTTCCCGTTCCCGTTTCCGCTCCCGCTCCCGCTCCCGTTCCCGCATCCGAGTCCGCTCCCGCTGCCGAGTCCGCTCCCGCATCCGAGTCCGCAGCCGCTCCCGCTGCCGAGTCCGCATCCGCATCCGAGTCCGAGTCCGCAGCCGAATCCGCTCTCGGGTCCGACTCCGGCGCCGGGTCCGACTCCGCTGCTGGCTCCGACTCTGTTGCTGCGTCCGCATCAGAGTCCGCTGCTGCGCCCGCATCGGAGTCCGCATCGGAGTCCGCAGCCGAATCCGCTCTCGGGTCCGACTCCGGCGCCGGGTCCGCCTCCGTTGCCGGGTCCGAGTCCGCTGCCGCGTCCGCATCCGAGTCCGCTGCCGCCGCGTCCGATTCCGAACCCGAAACCGCGTCCGCTTCCGAACCCGCGTCCTCCGAACCAGCCTCCGCTCGCCAAGCCACGTCAGAGGCGCGCGCGGCCGATCCCTCCAGCGCGACGTCCGCCGCGGTCCCTTCAGCTCGCGCCCCCTCCCGCGAGGCGCGCGTCCGCGGGGCGGTCCTGGGCGCGGCGATCGGGGACGCGATGGGGCACCCGACGGAGTTCGTCGGCTCCTTCGAGGCCATCCGCGACAAGTGGCCGCCGGACGGCGTGACCGGATACGCGCTCACCTGGGAGCGCGACGGGAAGCGGTTTGCTCCCTACACCGACGACACCCAGATGGCCGAGCTCGTCGTGCGCGCGCTCCTCTGGAGGCGCGAGCGCGGCGCGGATCTCGACGCGACCATGCGGCACCTCGGCGGGCTCTTCGCCGAGTGGGCCGAGGACCCGCAGGGCGGACACCGCGCGCCGGGCAACGCGTGCCTGCTCGGATCGCGCAACCTCGCGCGCGGTGTGCCCTGGTTCGAGGCGGGCGGCGAGCGGGCGGGCGGCTGCGGCTCCGTCATGCGGGCCTACCCCTTCGGGCTCCTCTTCTCGGCCGACCTCGAGCGCGCCGAGGCGTGGTCCGTCGCGCACTCCAAGCTGACGCACCGCGACCCCATCGCGCTCGCCGCGTGCGCCGCCATGGCCGTCGGCGTCGCGCATCTGCTGAACGACGCCTCCCCGCTCCACGCCCTCAGCGAGATGATCGGCGCCGCCTGCCGCTACAGCGCGAGCACGGGCGCGATGATGGCGCAGGCGCTCGACGAAGCGCAGCGCGGCGTGCCGCCCGAGGTCACCCTGAAGCGCCTCGAAGGCTGGGCCGCGCACGAGGCCATCGCGGCCGGCGTCTACCTCTTCGCCCGCCACCCCGAAGACGCCCGCGCCGCGATCCTCGAGGCGGCCAACACCCCCGGCGACAGCGACAGCCTCGCCACCCTCGCGGGCGCGCTCGTGGGCGCTCACGGCGGCGTCGACGTGCTCCCGGCCGAGTGGATCGCCGAGCTCGAGCGGAGCGACGCCCTCGACGCGCTGGCCCGGAGTCTGGCTCGCGCAGAGCTCGACGAATGA
- a CDS encoding FliI/YscN family ATPase codes for MAFDLERALSTLAATDSVAVTGRVRALVGLTIRASIPGVRVGEVVEILRRDQGPLLAEVVGFELDDATLLPLGDARGVGPDLPVRPTGRPFAIQASDALRGRVIDGLGQPIDGRPLPPGVAWPVMRPAPDPLSRARITTPFVTGVRAIDGLMTLGEGQRVGLFAGSGVGKSTLLGRIARKADADVVVIGMVGERGREVRELVEEGLGAEGLARSVVVAATSDAPALVRMRSAWVATALAEYYRDRGQRVLLLMDSVTRFARAAREVGLAAGEPPARRGYPPSVFAALPELLERTGQGERGSITAVYTVLVEGGDMDEPIADEVRGVLDGHVVLDRELAARGRWPAIDPLHSLSRVMDAVTDAQQVEHARALRAHLSVYEAKRDLVLLGAHEPGRDPQLDAALERIDAIEAFLRQPRGETCSFDETVEALARAVR; via the coding sequence ATGGCCTTCGATCTCGAACGCGCGCTCTCGACGCTCGCCGCCACCGACTCGGTGGCGGTCACGGGCCGGGTGCGCGCGCTCGTGGGCCTGACCATTCGCGCCTCCATCCCGGGGGTCCGGGTCGGCGAGGTGGTGGAGATCCTGCGGCGCGACCAGGGCCCGCTGCTCGCGGAGGTGGTGGGCTTCGAGCTCGACGACGCGACCCTGCTGCCGCTCGGAGACGCCCGCGGGGTGGGGCCCGACCTGCCCGTGCGCCCGACCGGGCGGCCGTTCGCGATCCAGGCGAGCGACGCGCTGCGAGGCCGGGTGATCGACGGGCTGGGCCAGCCGATCGACGGTCGGCCGCTCCCGCCCGGGGTGGCCTGGCCGGTGATGCGGCCCGCGCCCGATCCGCTCTCGCGCGCCCGCATCACGACGCCCTTCGTCACGGGGGTGCGCGCCATCGACGGGCTGATGACCCTGGGCGAGGGGCAGCGCGTGGGCCTCTTCGCGGGCAGCGGCGTGGGCAAGAGCACGCTCCTCGGGCGCATCGCGCGCAAGGCCGACGCGGACGTGGTGGTGATCGGCATGGTCGGCGAGCGCGGCCGCGAGGTGCGGGAGCTGGTCGAGGAGGGCCTCGGCGCCGAGGGCCTCGCGCGCTCGGTGGTGGTGGCCGCGACGAGCGACGCGCCCGCGCTGGTGCGCATGCGATCGGCCTGGGTCGCGACCGCGCTCGCCGAGTACTACCGGGACCGGGGCCAGCGGGTGCTGCTCTTGATGGACAGCGTGACCCGCTTCGCCCGCGCGGCGCGCGAGGTGGGGCTCGCGGCGGGGGAGCCGCCCGCGCGGCGCGGCTACCCGCCGAGCGTCTTCGCCGCCTTGCCCGAGCTGCTCGAGCGCACGGGGCAGGGCGAGCGCGGCTCGATCACCGCCGTCTACACCGTGCTCGTCGAGGGCGGCGACATGGACGAGCCCATCGCGGACGAGGTGCGCGGCGTGCTGGACGGGCACGTGGTGCTCGACCGGGAGCTCGCGGCGCGCGGGCGCTGGCCCGCCATCGACCCGCTCCACAGCCTCTCGCGGGTGATGGACGCGGTGACCGACGCGCAGCAGGTCGAGCACGCGCGCGCGCTCCGGGCGCACCTGTCGGTCTACGAAGCGAAGCGGGACCTGGTCCTGCTCGGCGCGCACGAGCCGGGGCGCGACCCCCAGCTCGACGCGGCCCTCGAGCGCATCGACGCGATCGAGGCCTTCCTCCGCCAACCCCGAGGAGAGACGTGCTCCTTCGACGAGACGGTCGAAGCGCTCGCCCGAGCGGTGCGCTGA
- a CDS encoding helix-turn-helix transcriptional regulator, whose protein sequence is MKDRLVEIVRRRRRELGWTQRELARAVGSSASRISKLEHGDASVSLELVARCLEAMSVTLKLDPDDALDPLRQPGLTEHHRAELSRELLRRRIAARIAEREGVDPDDVRHALANLELEPLERLRRMFQRARLHRQSVH, encoded by the coding sequence GTGAAGGATCGGCTCGTCGAGATCGTGCGGAGGCGGCGTCGGGAGCTCGGGTGGACGCAACGTGAGCTCGCGCGGGCGGTGGGTTCGAGCGCCTCGCGCATCTCCAAGCTGGAGCACGGAGACGCGAGCGTGTCCCTCGAGCTCGTCGCTCGCTGTCTGGAGGCGATGTCGGTCACGTTGAAGCTCGACCCCGACGACGCGCTCGACCCGCTGCGCCAGCCGGGGCTCACCGAGCATCACCGCGCGGAGCTCTCCCGTGAGCTCCTGAGACGTCGGATCGCGGCGCGCATCGCGGAGCGCGAGGGCGTCGACCCGGACGACGTGCGTCACGCGCTGGCCAACCTCGAGCTCGAGCCGCTCGAGCGCCTGCGCCGGATGTTCCAACGTGCCCGACTCCATCGACAGTCCGTTCACTGA
- a CDS encoding cytochrome P450, producing MRLEWRKTGRRPPGPKGHPVIGHVHLLWKDPLHNLLEASRDHGDLVRFDFGPFPYYLVNDVDAVKRVLIDNNRAYVKSRNYEGLKLILGEGLVTSDGELWRRQRKLAQPAFLKRRIDAFGPPIARYAADMADAWEAERGEALDVHEEMMKLTFRIVGKTLFDKDLAHEADAIGPTVSVLIHFANDWAESLLRLPTWLPLPRNFEFRRAMASLDRLVSDIVETRRATGDEREDLLGLLMSATDEQGRMDEQQLRDEVITLVMAGHETTANLLSWTWYLLSRHPETDRALEAELDAVLGGRLPTVEDLPKLELTDRVVRESLRLYPPAWAFERDSIEDDELCGYPIPAGSTLGISPYALHRHPDHWDNPEGFDPDRWLPDAAKARNRFAYLPFGAGPRQCIGLGMALMEAKLVIATLRQRHHLALVPGHRVELDPAVTLRPKHGMRMTVRPRTAPHRPHDRPDTRALC from the coding sequence ATGCGGCTGGAATGGCGAAAGACCGGGCGGAGGCCACCGGGGCCCAAGGGGCACCCCGTGATCGGGCACGTGCACCTCCTCTGGAAGGACCCGCTGCACAACCTGCTCGAGGCCTCGCGGGATCACGGCGATCTGGTGCGCTTCGACTTCGGGCCCTTCCCCTACTACCTGGTCAACGACGTCGACGCGGTGAAGCGCGTGCTCATCGACAACAACCGCGCGTACGTCAAGAGCCGCAACTACGAGGGGCTGAAGCTCATCCTCGGCGAGGGCCTGGTCACGAGCGACGGCGAGCTGTGGCGACGGCAGCGCAAGCTCGCGCAGCCCGCGTTCCTCAAGCGCCGGATCGACGCCTTCGGGCCCCCCATCGCGCGGTACGCGGCCGACATGGCCGACGCCTGGGAGGCCGAGCGCGGCGAGGCGCTCGACGTGCACGAGGAGATGATGAAGCTGACCTTCCGCATCGTCGGCAAGACCCTCTTCGACAAGGACCTCGCGCACGAGGCGGACGCGATCGGGCCCACCGTCTCGGTGCTGATCCACTTCGCCAACGACTGGGCGGAGAGCCTGCTCCGGCTGCCCACCTGGCTGCCGCTCCCGCGCAACTTCGAGTTCCGGCGCGCGATGGCGTCGCTCGATCGGCTGGTGTCGGACATCGTCGAGACGCGGCGGGCCACGGGGGACGAGCGCGAGGACCTGCTCGGCCTCTTGATGAGCGCGACCGACGAGCAGGGCCGCATGGACGAGCAGCAGCTCCGGGACGAGGTGATTACGCTCGTGATGGCCGGCCACGAGACCACCGCGAACCTGCTGAGCTGGACCTGGTACCTGCTCTCGCGGCACCCGGAGACGGACCGCGCGCTCGAGGCAGAGCTGGACGCGGTGCTGGGCGGGCGGCTCCCCACGGTGGAGGATCTGCCGAAGCTCGAGCTGACCGATCGCGTCGTGCGCGAGTCGCTGCGCCTCTATCCGCCCGCGTGGGCGTTCGAGCGCGACTCCATCGAAGACGACGAGCTGTGCGGCTATCCGATCCCGGCCGGCTCCACCCTGGGCATCTCTCCCTACGCGCTGCACCGTCACCCGGACCACTGGGACAACCCGGAGGGCTTCGACCCGGACCGCTGGCTCCCCGACGCGGCCAAGGCCCGCAACCGCTTCGCCTACCTCCCCTTCGGCGCGGGCCCGCGTCAGTGCATCGGCCTGGGCATGGCGCTCATGGAGGCGAAGCTGGTGATCGCCACCCTGCGTCAGCGCCACCACCTCGCGCTCGTCCCCGGCCACCGCGTGGAGCTCGACCCGGCCGTGACCCTGCGCCCCAAGCACGGCATGCGCATGACCGTCCGCCCCCGCACCGCCCCCCATCGCCCGCACGACCGGCCCGACACCCGGGCCCTCTGCTGA
- a CDS encoding acyl-CoA dehydrogenase, translated as MAAIDSLTRHPELTAMTPLLYVAWADGALRAEEIRAIRDAARAHMPGAHQEALDAWLDPEAPPSSTDLLRLFRFVRERAGRLDAETRGSLVDLGCAIAKLEGETDGANRRALEEVESALGIQSREVARHFFEERPPVRQDFREPEPPFAVDAMTRVLDGAHHEEWERVRALVVDPRLAIHHGLPTAQNRARILEQLQVLTEEGIGALSYPEAQGGEASNARFVKTFEALGMHDLSLVVKLGVQFGLFGGAIANLGSERHHARLLPAIGKGELLGGFAMTELGHGSNVRDLETVAAYDAEQGVFVLHTPSVSARKEWIGNAALHGRAMVVFAQLETQGEGHGVHAFYVPIRDEEGKLLPGVAVEDCGHKMGLNGVDNGRLWFDHVQVPREELLDRYASVAEDGTYDSPIANPSRRFFTMLGTLVGGRISVGAAAVSASKVALATAIRYGALRRQFGPAGEAEQSVLDYPAHQQRLMPWLASAYAHHFAAADLQARWSAHEGEDTREIEALAAGVKALATWHGIDACQAARECCGGMGFLTLNRISQMRRDVDVFATFEGDNTVLLQLLAKSLLTGFAKQLSDDLLGTLLSEIGERAKRALLEQNPVNKRRTDDEHLKSADFHRDALRYRTHNLLVSAARRLKKRTDAGMDAFDAFTEVQDHCVALAHAHVEEHVHACFLEAIEAQPDGPEKDALESLRALWSIWRLHTDVGWYLENDYLDGRKARALRKLFGRQCAAVRAHAVALVNAFGVPDPMLGPIAFEDYAEHAMLA; from the coding sequence ATGGCCGCCATCGACTCCCTGACGCGACACCCCGAGCTGACCGCCATGACGCCGCTGCTGTACGTGGCGTGGGCGGACGGCGCCCTGCGCGCCGAGGAGATCCGCGCCATCCGCGACGCGGCGCGGGCCCACATGCCGGGCGCCCACCAGGAGGCGCTCGACGCGTGGCTGGATCCCGAGGCGCCTCCGTCTTCGACCGATCTGCTCCGGCTCTTCCGCTTCGTGCGCGAGCGGGCCGGGCGGCTCGACGCGGAGACGCGCGGGAGCCTGGTCGACCTCGGCTGCGCGATCGCGAAGCTCGAAGGCGAGACGGACGGCGCGAACCGGCGCGCGCTCGAGGAGGTCGAGTCGGCCCTCGGCATCCAGAGCCGCGAGGTCGCGCGGCACTTCTTCGAGGAGCGCCCGCCCGTGCGGCAGGACTTCCGGGAGCCCGAGCCGCCCTTCGCGGTCGACGCGATGACGCGCGTCCTCGACGGCGCGCACCACGAGGAGTGGGAGCGCGTGCGGGCGCTGGTCGTCGACCCCCGACTCGCGATCCACCACGGCCTGCCCACGGCGCAGAACCGCGCGCGCATCCTCGAGCAGCTCCAGGTGCTCACCGAAGAGGGCATCGGCGCGCTCAGCTACCCCGAGGCCCAAGGCGGCGAGGCCTCCAACGCGCGCTTCGTCAAGACCTTCGAGGCGCTCGGCATGCACGACCTCTCCCTCGTCGTGAAGCTCGGCGTGCAGTTCGGCCTCTTCGGCGGCGCCATCGCCAACCTCGGCAGCGAGCGGCACCACGCGCGCCTCTTGCCCGCCATCGGCAAGGGCGAGCTGCTCGGCGGCTTCGCGATGACCGAGCTCGGCCACGGCTCGAACGTGCGCGACCTCGAGACCGTCGCCGCCTACGACGCCGAGCAAGGCGTCTTCGTGCTCCACACCCCGAGCGTCTCCGCGCGCAAGGAGTGGATCGGCAACGCCGCCCTCCACGGCCGCGCGATGGTCGTCTTCGCCCAGCTCGAGACCCAGGGGGAGGGCCACGGCGTGCACGCCTTCTACGTGCCCATCCGCGACGAGGAAGGCAAGCTGCTCCCGGGCGTCGCGGTCGAGGACTGCGGCCACAAGATGGGCCTCAACGGCGTCGACAACGGCCGTCTCTGGTTCGACCACGTCCAGGTCCCGCGCGAGGAGCTCCTCGACCGCTACGCCAGCGTGGCCGAGGACGGCACCTACGACAGCCCCATCGCCAACCCCTCGCGCCGCTTCTTCACCATGCTCGGCACCCTCGTCGGCGGCCGCATCAGCGTCGGCGCCGCCGCCGTCAGCGCGTCCAAGGTCGCGCTCGCCACCGCCATCCGCTACGGCGCGCTCCGCCGCCAGTTCGGCCCGGCGGGCGAGGCCGAGCAGAGCGTGCTCGACTACCCCGCGCACCAGCAGCGCCTCATGCCGTGGCTCGCGAGCGCGTACGCCCACCACTTCGCGGCCGCGGACCTGCAAGCCCGCTGGTCGGCCCACGAGGGCGAGGACACCCGCGAGATCGAGGCGCTCGCGGCGGGCGTCAAGGCGCTCGCCACCTGGCACGGCATCGACGCCTGCCAGGCCGCGCGCGAGTGCTGCGGCGGCATGGGCTTCTTGACCCTCAACCGCATCTCGCAGATGCGCCGCGACGTCGACGTCTTCGCCACCTTCGAGGGCGACAACACCGTGCTCCTCCAGCTCCTCGCCAAGAGCCTGCTCACCGGCTTCGCCAAGCAGCTCTCGGACGATCTCCTCGGCACCCTCCTCTCCGAGATCGGCGAGCGCGCCAAGCGCGCCCTCCTCGAGCAGAACCCGGTCAACAAGCGCCGCACCGACGACGAGCACCTCAAGAGCGCCGACTTCCACCGCGACGCCCTGCGCTACCGCACCCACAACCTCCTCGTCTCCGCCGCGCGCCGCCTGAAGAAGCGCACCGACGCCGGCATGGACGCCTTCGACGCCTTCACCGAGGTGCAAGATCACTGCGTCGCCCTCGCCCACGCCCACGTCGAGGAGCACGTGCACGCCTGCTTCCTCGAGGCCATCGAGGCCCAGCCCGACGGCCCCGAGAAGGACGCCCTCGAGTCCCTCCGCGCCCTGTGGTCCATCTGGCGCCTGCACACCGACGTCGGCTGGTACCTCGAGAACGACTACCTCGACGGTCGCAAAGCCCGCGCCCTCCGCAAGCTCTTCGGCCGCCAGTGCGCCGCCGTCCGCGCGCACGCCGTCGCCCTCGTCAACGCCTTCGGCGTCCCCGACCCCATGCTCGGCCCCATCGCCTTCGAGGACTACGCCGAGCACGCCATGCTCGCCTGA
- a CDS encoding helix-turn-helix transcriptional regulator, whose product MQLPEAAPLSLWPSRLAVQTTGDASAGHAHHTIHLVLAREGRLGLRLDGSERGAHAGLLTPPDLPHAIDGAGRTVLLLFIDPESRPGRRLRSSLDGVRTFDDAERDALLEGLAPTPTSSQLDAWARGVLDRLAGEEPLAPMHPKVRALLETLRALPPDADTSLEALAAEAALSPSRLMHAFTESVGIPLRPYVRWLRLQRAATAIVTGTPLSLAAAEAGFSDAAHMSRTFKQMFGMTPSALQRRSPAASR is encoded by the coding sequence GTGCAGCTCCCCGAGGCCGCCCCGCTCTCGCTCTGGCCCTCGCGCCTCGCCGTGCAGACGACGGGCGACGCGTCTGCGGGGCACGCGCACCACACCATCCACCTCGTGCTCGCGCGCGAGGGGCGGCTGGGGCTGCGGCTCGACGGGTCGGAGCGCGGGGCGCACGCGGGGCTGCTGACGCCGCCGGATCTGCCGCACGCCATCGACGGCGCGGGGCGCACGGTGCTGCTGCTGTTCATCGACCCGGAGTCCCGGCCCGGTCGGAGGCTGCGCTCGTCGCTCGACGGGGTGCGCACGTTCGACGACGCGGAGCGGGACGCGCTCCTGGAGGGGCTCGCGCCGACGCCGACCTCGAGCCAGCTCGACGCCTGGGCGCGCGGGGTGCTCGATCGGCTGGCGGGGGAGGAGCCGCTCGCGCCGATGCACCCGAAGGTGCGCGCGCTGCTCGAGACGCTGCGGGCGCTGCCGCCGGACGCGGACACGTCCCTCGAGGCGCTCGCGGCGGAGGCGGCGCTGTCGCCGTCGCGGCTGATGCACGCCTTCACGGAGTCGGTGGGGATCCCGTTGCGGCCCTACGTGCGCTGGCTGCGGCTGCAGCGCGCGGCGACGGCGATCGTGACCGGCACGCCGCTCTCGCTCGCGGCGGCGGAGGCCGGCTTCTCGGACGCGGCGCACATGAGCCGCACGTTCAAGCAGATGTTCGGCATGACTCCGTCCGCGCTGCAGCGCCGCAGCCCCGCAGCGTCGAGGTAG
- the dnaJ gene encoding molecular chaperone DnaJ, producing MAPKRDYYDTLGVNKGASLDEIKRAFRKIALASHPDRNPGDAAAEARFKEATEAYAVLSDDEKRRRYDRMGHAAFQNAGGGTPYERVDFSSFGDLLEGLFGGVFGGGMRRARVGGDIEVDLNVSFEEAALGADKSITIQRAQPCEECDGSGAAAGTTVSACAQCSGKGEVRYQRGFFSVARPCATCGGSGKRIEKPCHACAGDGVVPRSEELDVKIPAGVEDGSIRTVKGGGERGRGGAGDLHVRIVVEPHPLFQRDGADVRVTVPISFPQAVLGAQIDVPTLDGRVKMRIPAGTQSGKIFRLRGKGIPVLGGYGKGDELVKIVVEVPEKISKKQKQLIHDLAAEMGEEVHPQQKSFLDKLKALFD from the coding sequence GTGGCGCCAAAGCGGGACTACTACGACACGCTCGGCGTGAACAAAGGGGCCTCGCTCGACGAGATCAAGCGGGCGTTCCGCAAGATCGCGCTCGCCTCTCACCCCGACCGCAACCCGGGCGACGCGGCGGCCGAGGCGCGCTTCAAGGAGGCCACCGAGGCCTACGCGGTGCTCTCCGACGACGAGAAGCGCCGCCGCTACGACCGGATGGGCCACGCCGCCTTCCAGAACGCGGGCGGCGGCACGCCGTACGAGCGGGTCGACTTCTCCTCCTTCGGCGACCTGCTCGAGGGGCTCTTCGGCGGCGTCTTCGGCGGCGGCATGCGGCGCGCGCGCGTGGGCGGCGACATCGAGGTGGACCTGAACGTCAGCTTCGAGGAGGCCGCGCTCGGGGCCGACAAGAGCATCACCATCCAGCGCGCCCAGCCTTGCGAGGAGTGCGACGGGAGCGGCGCGGCGGCGGGGACCACCGTCAGCGCGTGCGCCCAGTGCAGCGGCAAGGGCGAGGTGCGCTACCAGCGCGGCTTCTTCAGCGTGGCCCGCCCCTGCGCGACCTGCGGCGGCTCGGGCAAGCGCATCGAGAAGCCCTGCCACGCCTGCGCGGGCGACGGGGTCGTGCCCCGGTCCGAGGAGCTCGACGTCAAGATCCCGGCCGGGGTCGAGGACGGCTCCATCCGCACCGTCAAGGGCGGCGGCGAGCGCGGCCGCGGCGGCGCGGGCGACCTGCACGTGCGCATCGTGGTGGAGCCGCACCCGCTCTTTCAGCGCGACGGCGCCGACGTGCGCGTGACCGTGCCGATCAGCTTCCCGCAGGCGGTGCTCGGCGCGCAGATCGACGTGCCCACGCTCGACGGCCGCGTGAAGATGCGCATCCCCGCCGGCACGCAGTCGGGCAAGATCTTCCGGCTCCGCGGCAAGGGCATCCCGGTGCTCGGCGGCTACGGCAAGGGCGACGAGCTGGTGAAGATCGTGGTCGAGGTGCCCGAGAAGATCAGCAAGAAGCAGAAGCAGCTGATCCACGACCTCGCGGCGGAGATGGGCGAAGAGGTCCACCCGCAGCAGAAGAGCTTCCTCGACAAGCTCAAGGCGCTCTTCGACTGA
- a CDS encoding lycopene cyclase family protein, which yields MLLRRDGRSARPSGALSDADVLIVGAGCAGLSLAWHLVERGLGGRRLLLVDPRTEYGRDRTWCFWNVVEHPFEDLVTKRWSRWRVRHDGPWVERSADGLRYEHLPSDAFYDRALARLRAEPGVELRLGTSAGEIVEHADGVRVETSGGTLRAPIAFDSRPPPRRAASRPGRDVAFLQHFEGWQIEADRDAFDPTVATLMDFAVPQEHGVHFFYVLPYGPRRALVEATWFGTEVPGDAVYETALVRYIRESLGVNEWRITDREAGVIPMSAEPMPIRLSERVYRIGLGGGMAKPSTGYAFQAIQTFSEGMAARLDHDTLPEPPTPRTPFQLFQDRVFLSYLSRHTSRMPATLVGLFEQVEPKLLARFLSDRSSPTNALEVMAAMPIRAMTAETLRSYRLWLR from the coding sequence GTGCTCCTTCGACGAGACGGTCGAAGCGCTCGCCCGAGCGGTGCGCTGAGCGACGCCGACGTGCTGATCGTCGGCGCCGGGTGCGCGGGGCTCAGCCTCGCGTGGCACCTCGTGGAGCGCGGGCTCGGCGGCCGGCGTCTGCTCCTGGTCGACCCGCGCACCGAGTACGGCCGCGACCGCACGTGGTGCTTCTGGAACGTGGTCGAGCACCCGTTCGAGGACCTCGTCACGAAGCGCTGGAGCCGCTGGCGCGTGCGGCACGACGGCCCCTGGGTCGAGCGCTCCGCGGACGGGCTCCGCTACGAGCACCTCCCGTCGGACGCGTTCTACGACCGGGCGCTCGCCCGGCTGCGCGCGGAGCCGGGCGTGGAGCTGCGGCTGGGCACGTCGGCGGGCGAGATCGTCGAGCACGCGGACGGAGTGCGGGTGGAGACGAGCGGCGGCACCCTGCGCGCGCCCATCGCCTTCGACTCCCGCCCCCCGCCGCGCCGCGCCGCGAGCCGCCCCGGCCGCGACGTGGCCTTCCTCCAGCACTTCGAGGGCTGGCAGATCGAAGCCGACCGCGACGCCTTCGACCCCACCGTGGCCACCCTGATGGACTTCGCGGTGCCGCAGGAGCACGGCGTCCACTTCTTCTATGTCCTGCCCTACGGCCCGCGGCGCGCGCTCGTCGAGGCCACCTGGTTCGGCACCGAGGTCCCGGGGGACGCGGTCTACGAGACGGCGCTCGTTCGATACATCCGGGAGAGCCTCGGGGTGAACGAGTGGCGGATCACCGATCGCGAGGCGGGGGTGATCCCGATGAGCGCGGAGCCCATGCCCATCCGGCTGTCGGAGCGCGTCTACCGCATCGGCCTCGGGGGCGGCATGGCCAAGCCTTCGACAGGATACGCCTTTCAGGCCATCCAGACCTTCAGCGAGGGCATGGCCGCGCGTCTCGATCACGACACCCTGCCCGAGCCGCCCACCCCGCGCACGCCGTTCCAGCTCTTCCAGGACCGCGTGTTCCTCTCGTATCTGTCGAGACACACGAGCCGCATGCCCGCGACCCTGGTCGGCCTCTTCGAGCAGGTCGAGCCGAAGCTCCTGGCCCGCTTCCTCAGCGACCGCTCGAGCCCGACCAACGCGCTCGAGGTGATGGCCGCGATGCCCATCCGGGCCATGACGGCCGAGACCCTCCGCTCGTACCGCTTGTGGTTACGGTAG